The Syngnathus acus chromosome 3, fSynAcu1.2, whole genome shotgun sequence genome includes a window with the following:
- the LOC119120248 gene encoding E3 SUMO-protein ligase ZBED1-like yields MCAKRVKEEEVCGVKEEEFEEEVCGVKEEEYEEDVCGGVTEEKETQLLDARVALHGADRKRGRSSDMWEYFSLITPDKVRCLVCSAELKYHGNTSSMVRHYTARHGPALKQVTATGRKQELDEALANMVVKDWQPFSVVDDCGFKALVASLDPAYVLPSRRALKKMVLEKYEEERSKAEAAVRQAEAVSLTADTWSSVGADACLAVTCHFLDQAMRVATVLLGVRPLPQSHTSGHVADSLTALMEEWAIEGKVTSIVTDAAPHMVASVRDLNLRHALCFARSLNLVVKKALDATAGLQELRGRARRLVALFKSSAGAREKLRQAQAQTDAPAAPLVQEADARWTSTFLMLQRLSEQRRCVGAALAGLETPPLSSQDHETAAACLHLLAPFYQASLEMAQEKRLSASKVIPITKMLLLHLHEANEKTSHATAKQLAHNLLSVMQERFDTLESQTALTLSTLLDPRFKTFGFYDQARAQTSLKRLAAQCSQVIMRAPAEERPFASAPSSPANVAGIDLWESLDRDASEAMRRSRNASVDATLEVQRYVSDPPLGRAEDPLAYWLSHRNVYPHLFRLAKHFLCTPASSLPCEQVFSKCGELVSRKRNRLSPKSVEIVTFLNQSL; encoded by the exons ATGTGTGCAAAACGTGTGAAAGAGGAGGAAGTTTGTGGAGTTAAAGAGGAAGAGTTCGAGGAGGAAGTTTGCGGAGTTAAAGAGGAAGAGTACGAGGAGGACGTTTGTGGCGGCGTTACAGAGGAGAAGGAGACGCAACTCCTGGACGCCCGAGTTGCGCTCCACGGAGCAG ACAGGAAGAGAGGTCGTTCTTCGGACATGTGGGAATACTTCAGTCTGATCACCCCCGATAAG GTCCGGTGCTTGGTGTGCTCGGCCGAACTCAAGTACCACGGCAATACGTCGTCCATGGTGAGGCACTACACGGCCAGGCACGGACCCGCTCTGAAACAGGTCACCGCAA CGGGCCGCAAGCAGGAGCTGGACGAAGCGCTGGCCAACATGGTGGTGAAAGACTGGCAACCTTTTTCCGTGGTGGACGACTGCGGCTTCAAGGCGCTGGTGGCGTCGCTGGATCCCGCCTACGTGCTCCCGTCCAGACGGGCCCTCAAGAAGATGGTGCTGGAGAAATACGAGGAGGAGCGGAGCAAGGCCGAGGCGGCCGTGCGCCAGGCCGAAGCCGTCAGCCTGACCGCCGACACGTGGAGCTCGGTGGGGGCGGACGCCTGCCTGGCGGTGACCTGCCACTTTCTGGACCAGGCCATGAGAGTGGCCACGGTGCTTCTGGGCGTGCGGCCTCTGCCGCAATCGCACACGTCCGGTCACGTGGCCGACAGCTTGACGGCGCTCATGGAGGAGTGGGCCATCGAGGGCAAGGTGACTTCCATCGTGACCGACGCGGCGCCCCATATGGTGGCCTCGGTGCGCGATCTCAATTTGAGACACGCGCTCTGCTTTGCCCGCTCGCTCAATTTGGTGGTCAAGAAGGCTCTGGACGCCACGGCGGGCCTGCAAGAGCTCCGCGGCAGGGCGCGCCGCCTGGTGGCTCTCTTCAAGAGCAGCGCCGGCGCCAGAGAGAAGCTGAGACAAGCGCAGGCGCAGACGGACGCTCCGGCCGCGCCGCTCGTCCAGGAGGCGGACGCGCGCTGGACCAGCACCTTCCTCATGCTCCAGCGCCTCTCGGAGCAGCGACGGTGCGTGGGCGCGGCGCTCGCCGGGCTGGAAACGCCGCCGCTGTCCTCTCAGGACCACGAAACAGCGGCCGCGTGCCTGCACCTGCTGGCGCCCTTCTACCAGGCCAGCCTGGAGATGGCGCAGGAGAAGAGACTGTCGGCCTCCAAGGTGATCCCCATCAcaaaaatgctgctgctgcacttGCACGAGGCCAACGAAAAGACCAGCCACGCCACGGCCAAGCAGCTGGCGCACAACCTGCTCTCCGTCATGCAGGAAAGGTTCGACACGCTGGAAAGCCAGACGGCCTTGACCCTCTCCACCCTGCTGGATCCCAGATTCAAAACCTTTGGCTTCTACGATCAAGCGCGCGCGCAGACCTCGCTCAAACGCCTGGCGGCCCAGTGCTCGCAGGTCATCATGCGCGCGCCCGCCGAAGAGCGGCCCTTTGCGTCGGCGCCCTCGTCGCCGGCCAACGTCGCCG GTATCGACCTCTGGGAGAGCCTGGACAGAGACGCCTCGGAAGCCATGCGGCGGTCGCGCAACGCCTCGGTGGACGCCACGCTGGAAGTGCAGCGCTACGTGAGCGACCCGCCCCTGGGGCGAGCGGAAGACCCGCTGGCCTACTGGCTGAGCCATCGCAACGTTTACCCGCATCTCTTCCGGCTGGCCAAGCATTTCCTGTGCACGCCGGCGTCGTCGCTTCCTTGCGAGCAGGTCTTCTCCAAATGCGGAGAACTTGTGAGCAGGAAGAGAAACCGACTCAGCCCCAAAAGTGTGGAAATCGTCACGTTCCTCAATCAAAGTCTCTGA
- the LOC119120274 gene encoding gastrula zinc finger protein 5-1-like, protein MGTMSGTNEENEHQGQLQDAVLQHPPVVLHTAGVTGGDVGPERHDSEFANVKEEEWEAPEPAHMKERELELQLPHVKEEEQEVPFIGIVVKSEDDVSQQEPESPQAEEEEELTEMPPTGKEGLQREEGGGTGPLGRSSMTPEGHPGRSHADGLLAPLSDHRHDIWHSGNNHEDDGGSISCQTDNMRWTCSQCDKTFEAKSNFKMHTGEKALACSLCSQGAPLTNIQEKHFACSVCHFKFRKHCNLKAHIRTHTGEKPFACSVCEKRFTEKGHLRTHSRTHTGEKPFACSVCEQRFSEKGSLRKHARTHSGEKPFACFVCAKTFTQKGHLRRHSRTHTGEKPFSCNVCAKRFANKYQVTIHHCAAGEKSSGHQASNRQ, encoded by the exons atgGGCACAATGAGTGGAACAAATGAGGAGAACGAGCATCAAGGTCAACTACAGGACGCGGTTCTCCAGCATCCTCCAGTCGTGTTGCACACTGCAG GCGTCACGGGTGGAGATGTCGGTCCTGAGCGGCACGACTCGGAATTCGCCAACGTCAAAGAGGAGGAGTGGGAGGCTCCAGAGCCTGCCCACATGAAAGAACGGGAGCTCGAGCTGCAGCTTCCTCACGTCAAAGAGGAAGAACAGGAGGTTCCGTTCATTGGCATCGTTGTGAAAAGTGAAGATG ACGTCAGTCAACAGGAGCCAGAGTCACCTCaggctgaggaggaggaggagctcaCCGAGATGCCGCCGACCGGCAAAGAGGGGCTTCAACGTGAGGAGGGCGGAGGGACGGGGCCTCTCGGCCGCAGCTCTATGACACCTGAAGGCCACCCTGGAAGATCCCATGCGGACGGCCTCTTGGCTCCGCTTTCAGATCACCGCCACGACATTTGGCACTCTGGTAATAACCATGAGGATGATGGAGGCAGCATTTCATGTCAGACAGACAACATGCGCTGGACATGTTCTCAGtgtgacaaaacatttgaagccaAGTCCAATTTCAAAATGCACACTGGAGAAAAAGCTTTGGCCTGCTCGCTTTGTAGTCAAGGAGCCCCTTTGACAAACAttcaggaaaaacattttgcttgcTCAGTCTGCCACTTCAAATTCCGGAAGCATTGCAATTTAAAGGCCCACATAAGAACACACACGggagagaaaccttttgccTGCTCGGTCTGCGAGAAAAGATTTACTGAAAAGGGACATCTAAGAACGCActcaagaacacacactggggaaAAACCTTTTGCCTGCTCAGTGTGTGAGCAGAGGTTCTCGGAGAAGGGAAGCTTACGAAAACACGCGAGAACCCACAGtggagagaaaccttttgcctgcttcgtttgtgctaaAACCTTCACTCAGAAGGGACATTTAAGAAGGCATTCGAGAACGCACACCGGAGAGAAGCCTTTCAGCTGCAATGTGTGTGCTAAACGCTTTGCCAATAAGTATCAGGTTACAATCCATCATTGTGCTGCTGGTGAGAAAAGCAGTGGGCATCAAGCTTCAAACAGACAGTGA
- the LOC119120289 gene encoding histidine decarboxylase-like has product MQAEEYNRRGKELVDYITKYLSSIRQRRVIPDVQPGYMRELLPDTAPAEPEDWQSIFDDVEKVIMPGVVHWQSPHMHAFFPNVTSWPSLLADMLANAISCVGFTWVSCVACTELEMNVMDWLCKAVGLPHFFLHYHSDSRGGGIIQGSVSESTLVALLAARKDQIVTLQAQQDHETDDSVLNSKLVAYASDQAHSSVEKAAQIALVKIRFLATDEHLSLRGETLKRAIREDRSRGLVPFLLCATLGTTATCAFDTLSELGPVCAEEGLWLHVDAAYAGSAYLCPELRWSLQGVDFAHSFVFNPPKMMMVHIDCAALWVKDKVKLQQTFAVDPVYLRHENSQTVPDLMHWQIPLSRRFRSLKLWFVMRSFGLTNLQGHIRHTIEMAELLETLIKGEPNFEIPAKRHLGLVVFCLKEGNASTQELLRRLTRCGALYLIPAEIHGKRIIRFVVSSQHTTAEDIRRDWSIISKMACDLLADSRATQTP; this is encoded by the exons ATGCAGGCTGAGGAATACAACCGCCGAG GCAAGGAGTTGGTGGACTACATCACAAAGTACTTGAGCTCCATCCGCCAGAGACGCGTCATTCCCGACGTCCAGCCGGGCTACATGAGGGAACTGCTTCCCGACACGGCGCCCGCCGAGCCCGAAGACTGGCAGAGCATCTTTGATGACGTGGAGAAGGTGATCATGCCGGGG GTGGTTCACTGGCAGAGTCCGCACATGCACGCCTTCTTCCCCAATGTGACGTCGTGGCCCTCCTTGCTGGCCGACATGCTGGCCAACGCCATCAGCTGTGTTGGCTTCACGTGGGTGAG TTGTGTTGCGTGCACAGAGTTGGAAATGAATGTGATGGACTGGCTTTGCAAAGCCGTGGGCCTTCCGCACTTCTTCCTGCATTACCACAGCGACAGCCGTGGAGGGGGCATCATCCAG GGCTCCGTCAGTGAGAGTACACTTGTGGCTCTTCTGGCGGCCAGGAAAGACCAAATTGTGACACTGCAGGCCCAGCAGGACCACGAAACGGACGACTCGGTCCTGAATTCAAAATTAGTGGCTTACGCTTCGGATCAG GCGCACTCGTCGGTGGAAAAGGCGGCGCAGATCGCTCTGGTCAAGATCCGATTCCTCGCCACAGACGAGCATCTGTCGCTGAgaggagagacgttgaagcgGGCCATACGAGAGGACAGGAGCAGAGGGCTGGTCCCGTTTCTG CTGTGcgccactttgggaaccacagCGACGTGCGCCTTTGACACGCTCTCAGAATTGGGACCAGTGT GTGCTGAAGAGGGACTGTGGCTTCACGTGGACGCGGCCTACGCCGGCTCCGCCTACTTGTGTCCGGAGCTGCGCTGGTCCCTTCAAGGCGTGGACTTTGCACACTCGTTTGTCTTTAACCCACCCAAAATGATGATGGTCCACATCGACTGCGCAGCTTTATG GGTCAAAGACAAAGTCAAACTGCAACAGACGTTTGCCGTCGACCCGGTTTATCTCCGCCACGAAAACTCCCAAACGGTCCCAGACTTAATG CACTGGCAGATTCCGCTGAGCCGCCGGTTCCGCTCCCTCAAGCTGTGGTTCGTCATGCGTTCCTTTGGACTGACAAATCTCCAGGGACATATCAGACAC ACTATTGAGATGGCAGAGCTCCTGGAGACGCTGATCAAAGGCGAGCCCAACTTTGAGATTCCCGCAAAGAGACACCTCGGCCTGGTGGTTTTCTGTCTCAAG GAAGGTAACGCCTCCACCCAGGAGCTGCTGAGGAGACTGACGCGTTGCGGCGCCCTCTACCTTATTCCTGCGGAGATTCACGGCAAACGCATCATTCGATTCGTCGTGAGCTCTCAGCACACCACGGCCGAGGACATCCGCCGAGACTGGAGCATCATCTCCAAAATGGCTTGCGATCTCCTCGCCGACTCACGCGCGACTCAAACACCTTAA